A region from the Paenibacillus humicola genome encodes:
- the secF gene encoding protein translocase subunit SecF, which produces MRYKFTESEKRFSFVGKARYFFILSIVITVLGVLTLAFAGLHYGVDFKAGSSVDFSVKKDLSGQKNAIQQFLTDEGYGSPALTVGTNRVTMRFPDTLQQDKEEKLKADFASKFDKSASAEVNTVDPEMARELQLNALKAVAIASIGIILYVSIRFEWRFAVAGIVALLHDAFIVISLFSIFRLEVNLPFIVAVLTIIGYSINDTIVIFDRIRENLRFAKIKTGADLANLVNASIWQTLTRSINTVMTVLIAALCLFIFGGESIKLFSLAMLFGLISGAYSSIFIASQLWLVLKNRQKPKMAAKTPAAS; this is translated from the coding sequence GTGCGCTATAAATTTACCGAATCCGAAAAGAGGTTCAGCTTTGTCGGCAAAGCGCGGTATTTCTTTATTCTATCGATCGTCATCACGGTGCTCGGCGTTTTGACGCTCGCCTTCGCCGGCCTTCATTACGGCGTCGATTTCAAGGCCGGCTCCAGCGTGGACTTCTCTGTGAAGAAAGATCTGTCCGGACAAAAAAACGCCATTCAGCAGTTTTTGACCGACGAAGGCTACGGCAGCCCCGCGCTGACCGTCGGCACGAACCGGGTCACGATGCGTTTCCCGGATACGCTGCAGCAGGACAAGGAAGAAAAGCTCAAGGCCGATTTCGCCTCGAAGTTCGATAAAAGCGCTTCGGCGGAAGTGAACACGGTCGATCCCGAGATGGCGAGAGAGCTGCAGTTAAACGCCCTGAAGGCGGTCGCCATCGCGAGCATCGGCATCATCCTGTACGTCAGCATCCGGTTCGAATGGCGGTTTGCGGTGGCGGGAATCGTAGCGCTGCTGCACGATGCGTTTATCGTCATCAGCTTGTTCTCGATCTTCCGGCTGGAGGTCAATTTGCCGTTTATCGTGGCGGTGCTGACGATTATCGGTTATTCCATCAACGATACGATCGTTATTTTCGACCGGATCCGCGAGAACCTCCGGTTTGCGAAAATCAAAACGGGTGCCGATTTGGCGAACCTTGTGAATGCCAGCATTTGGCAGACGCTGACGCGTTCGATCAACACGGTCATGACGGTTTTGATCGCCGCGCTCTGTCTGTTTATTTTCGGCGGCGAATCGATCAAGCTGTTTTCGCTCGCCATGCTGTTCGGACTCATCAGCGGCGCGTACTCTTCGATCTTTATCGCGAGCCAGCTGTGGCTGGTGCTGAAAAACCGGCAGAAGCCGAAAATGGCGGCTAAAACGCCTGCGGCGTCTTAA
- a CDS encoding cation diffusion facilitator family transporter: MSANHRYAKAEGAAWTGLIGNVCIAAVKGGIGMQTGSKTLLADACRSASEAASSFVSLTGIRRSHRQGAQDPAASAHRGKTEAVTGVLASILLMIAGLEIGISAVRSLAEGVDEGPGWPSAAVVVAAFVLKEIFFPVKERRSDLYASIAAVIGTGGASLGKPLDMPMLYYFDPAASLILVVLVFAGGYRVVTASALRSRTGEVEQADRNEFMAAVQRIEGVIAVEELHAREHGHYVIADVTISVNPRISVLEGSEIAKRVKLFLMKRFSHVTDVSVHVTPYDPGYPYKTNHDPNQEQMPTLLQ, translated from the coding sequence ATGTCAGCGAACCATCGTTACGCCAAGGCGGAAGGGGCAGCATGGACCGGGTTGATCGGAAACGTCTGCATCGCGGCGGTTAAAGGAGGCATCGGCATGCAGACCGGAAGCAAAACGCTTCTGGCCGATGCCTGCCGCTCCGCCTCCGAAGCGGCTTCCTCGTTCGTCTCCTTGACAGGCATCCGCCGCTCGCACAGGCAGGGCGCCCAGGATCCGGCCGCTTCCGCGCACCGGGGAAAAACCGAGGCGGTCACCGGCGTGCTGGCTTCGATCCTGCTGATGATCGCAGGTTTGGAAATCGGCATCTCGGCGGTCCGTTCGCTCGCCGAAGGCGTGGATGAAGGACCGGGCTGGCCTTCGGCGGCCGTCGTCGTCGCCGCATTCGTGCTGAAGGAAATTTTCTTTCCCGTCAAGGAGCGCCGTTCGGATTTGTACGCCTCGATTGCGGCGGTCATCGGTACGGGCGGCGCGTCGCTCGGGAAGCCGCTGGACATGCCGATGCTCTATTATTTCGATCCGGCCGCGTCGCTTATTTTAGTCGTCCTCGTATTTGCGGGCGGGTACCGCGTGGTAACGGCCTCCGCGCTGCGCAGCCGCACCGGCGAGGTGGAGCAGGCCGACCGCAACGAATTTATGGCGGCGGTGCAGCGCATCGAAGGCGTCATTGCGGTCGAAGAGCTGCATGCGCGCGAGCATGGCCATTATGTGATCGCCGATGTGACGATCAGCGTCAATCCGCGCATTTCGGTTCTCGAAGGCAGCGAAATCGCCAAGCGGGTCAAGCTGTTTCTGATGAAGCGGTTTTCGCACGTGACGGACGTTTCCGTCCATGTCACGCCGTACGACCCGGGCTATCCGTACAAAACGAATCACGACCCGAATCAGGAGCAGATGCCGACGCTGCTGCAGTAG
- the recJ gene encoding single-stranded-DNA-specific exonuclease RecJ: MIRPNTRWEIADLGMDDRVRAEELAAKLKLPPIVARLLVQRGYADLESARKFLFGGVERLHDPFLLKGMKEAAARIRDAAERGERVRIYGDYDADGVSSTALMIRLFGRLGLRFDYYIPHRTLEGYGLNEAAIAKAAEAGVTLIVTVDTGISAVEQIAYARSLGIDVIVTDHHEPPQRLPEALALINPKQDDCPYPFKGLAGVGVAFKLAEALLGEPPVEWTDIVALGTIADLMPLQGENRILVRLGLQRLQEGGEPGLAALADVAGIDLASIQATNIAFGMAPRINAAGRLEHADEAVRLLTAADSESAAAAAFTLDNLNRERQRVVDEIVREALAMWADRCSRAEAEDRPEPSVIVLAGVGWNAGVVGIVASKLIERFYKPTLVLGIDAETGMCKGSARSVEGFDLHAALTRCAELLDHFGGHQAAAGMSLHRSRLGELEESLFRLADEWLTADDRVPKTRIDLACGVEEATLDVLTELQRLEPFGAGNPAPKLLLRGGTVADRRTMGKEGKHLKLSISGGGRLLDAVGFGCGELAPRLTEGAHIELVGELAVNEWNGRRRAQFMVSDMCVPHVQLIDCRLEALTEPVPALAKLADRYAVASCTALVPSPAWKEVLEAAGPSKLPHLSAVYTYDDIGHLSEGQICPELILLGTPPSAAKLAEALRAFRDIGAVYALYGTTARSGRAVDVPDREQFGRLYTTLRRVSPLTGEDAAGRLATMLGWQAERVRFMLNVFAELEFVSLANGTLMLADAPEKKDLSRSALYREAGHRRESDLILFAETKAFAEWIRSQSEGAPQSTIQEGADIS; encoded by the coding sequence TTGATTAGACCGAATACCCGCTGGGAAATCGCCGACCTGGGGATGGATGATCGGGTACGGGCGGAGGAGCTGGCGGCGAAGCTGAAGCTGCCGCCGATCGTTGCAAGGCTGCTCGTTCAGCGGGGTTATGCCGACCTCGAATCGGCCCGGAAATTTCTGTTCGGCGGAGTCGAACGTCTCCACGACCCGTTCCTGCTGAAAGGGATGAAGGAAGCGGCCGCGCGCATTCGCGACGCTGCCGAGCGCGGAGAGCGCGTGCGCATATACGGCGATTACGACGCCGACGGCGTGTCGTCGACGGCGCTGATGATCCGGCTGTTTGGCCGGCTGGGGCTCCGCTTCGATTATTATATCCCCCACCGCACGCTGGAGGGCTACGGCTTAAACGAGGCGGCGATCGCGAAGGCCGCCGAAGCCGGCGTGACGCTCATCGTTACGGTGGATACCGGCATCAGCGCCGTGGAACAAATCGCCTATGCCCGGTCGCTCGGCATCGATGTCATTGTGACCGATCATCACGAGCCTCCGCAGCGCCTTCCGGAGGCGCTTGCGCTCATTAATCCGAAGCAGGACGATTGCCCGTATCCGTTTAAAGGGCTGGCGGGCGTCGGCGTCGCCTTCAAGCTGGCCGAAGCGCTGCTCGGCGAGCCGCCGGTCGAATGGACCGATATCGTCGCGCTGGGCACGATCGCCGACCTGATGCCGCTGCAAGGCGAGAACCGCATCCTTGTTCGGCTCGGCCTCCAACGGCTGCAGGAGGGCGGGGAGCCCGGCTTAGCGGCGCTAGCCGACGTAGCGGGGATCGACCTGGCATCGATCCAAGCGACGAATATCGCCTTCGGCATGGCGCCGCGCATCAATGCCGCCGGACGCCTTGAGCATGCGGACGAAGCGGTGCGCCTGCTGACCGCCGCCGATTCCGAATCGGCCGCGGCGGCCGCGTTCACGCTCGACAACCTGAACCGGGAGCGGCAGCGGGTCGTCGACGAGATCGTCCGGGAAGCGCTGGCGATGTGGGCGGACAGGTGCTCCCGCGCCGAGGCGGAAGACAGGCCGGAGCCATCGGTGATCGTCCTGGCCGGCGTGGGCTGGAATGCCGGCGTCGTCGGAATCGTCGCCTCCAAGCTGATCGAACGGTTTTATAAGCCGACGCTGGTGCTCGGCATCGATGCCGAAACCGGCATGTGCAAAGGTTCGGCCAGGTCGGTCGAAGGCTTCGATCTGCATGCCGCATTGACGCGGTGCGCGGAGCTGCTGGACCATTTCGGCGGCCATCAGGCGGCGGCCGGAATGAGCCTCCACCGCAGCCGGCTCGGCGAGCTGGAGGAGTCGCTCTTCCGTTTGGCGGACGAATGGCTGACCGCCGACGACCGGGTACCGAAGACGAGGATCGATCTCGCCTGCGGAGTCGAGGAAGCGACCCTTGACGTGCTGACGGAGCTGCAGCGGCTGGAGCCGTTCGGCGCAGGCAATCCGGCCCCGAAGCTGCTGCTGCGGGGAGGCACGGTCGCCGACCGGAGAACGATGGGCAAGGAAGGCAAGCATCTGAAGCTGTCGATTTCCGGAGGCGGCCGTCTGCTGGATGCCGTCGGCTTCGGGTGCGGCGAGTTGGCTCCTCGGCTGACGGAAGGCGCGCACATCGAGCTCGTGGGTGAGCTCGCCGTCAATGAATGGAACGGGCGAAGGCGCGCCCAGTTTATGGTCAGCGATATGTGTGTGCCGCATGTCCAGCTGATCGACTGCCGGCTGGAAGCATTAACCGAGCCGGTCCCGGCGCTCGCGAAGCTGGCGGATCGATATGCCGTCGCTTCCTGCACGGCGCTTGTTCCATCCCCGGCCTGGAAAGAAGTCCTCGAAGCGGCAGGCCCGTCGAAGCTTCCGCATCTCTCAGCCGTTTATACATACGATGACATCGGCCATTTATCCGAAGGGCAGATATGCCCCGAGCTGATTTTGCTTGGAACGCCGCCTTCGGCGGCCAAGCTGGCCGAGGCGCTTCGCGCGTTCCGGGATATCGGCGCGGTATACGCCCTCTACGGTACAACGGCGCGGTCCGGACGGGCTGTGGACGTACCGGACCGGGAGCAGTTCGGCAGGCTGTATACGACGCTTCGCCGCGTCTCTCCGCTGACAGGTGAAGACGCCGCCGGACGTCTGGCGACGATGCTGGGTTGGCAGGCGGAACGGGTACGGTTTATGCTGAACGTTTTTGCCGAACTGGAATTTGTGTCGCTGGCGAACGGAACGCTCATGCTGGCCGATGCGCCGGAGAAGAAGGATTTGTCCCGTTCGGCGCTGTACCGCGAAGCGGGGCACAGACGCGAATCGGACCTGATCCTGTTTGCGGAAACGAAGGCGTTTGCCGAGTGGATTCGCAGTCAATCCGAAGGCGCGCCGCAATCCACCATCCAAGAAGGAGCTGACATCTCATGA
- a CDS encoding adenine phosphoribosyltransferase, giving the protein MNFKDYIRVIPDYPQPGIRFKDITTLTNNGEAYRAAILAVKEAVQDKGIDLIAGPEARGFIVGAPLAVELGVGFVPIRKSGKLPADVIEAGYDLEYGKDKLAMHKDAIKPGQRILIADDLLATGGTISTTASLIRQLGGEVIGAAFLIELSYLNGRVKLPGIDVFSLVTY; this is encoded by the coding sequence ATGAATTTCAAGGATTATATTCGCGTCATCCCGGATTATCCGCAGCCGGGCATCCGGTTCAAAGACATCACGACGCTGACGAATAACGGCGAAGCTTACCGCGCCGCGATTCTGGCCGTTAAAGAGGCTGTTCAGGACAAGGGCATCGATCTGATCGCGGGTCCCGAAGCGCGGGGGTTTATCGTCGGCGCGCCGCTGGCCGTCGAGCTCGGCGTCGGCTTTGTGCCGATTCGCAAAAGCGGCAAGCTGCCCGCCGACGTGATCGAAGCGGGCTACGACCTTGAATACGGCAAAGACAAACTGGCCATGCACAAGGATGCGATCAAGCCGGGCCAGCGGATCCTGATCGCCGACGATTTGCTCGCGACGGGCGGCACCATTTCCACTACGGCGAGCCTGATTCGGCAGCTCGGCGGCGAGGTGATCGGCGCGGCTTTCCTGATCGAGCTGAGCTATTTGAACGGCCGCGTCAAGCTGCCGGGCATCGACGTTTTTTCTCTCGTAACCTATTAA
- a CDS encoding RelA/SpoT family protein, protein MGIEQLLDKASAYMKEQDLSRIREAYDFADRAHDGQVRKSGEPYILHPVAVAEILVNMQMDVLSIIAALLHDVVEDTTVPLEEVRTRFGEACATVVDGLTKLEKIQFRSKEEQQNENYRKMFIAMAQDIRVILIKLADRLHNMRTLKYQSEEAQRRIAYETLEIFCPIAHRLGISAIKWEMEDIALRYLNPQQYYRIANLMKKKRAEREQYISDVITRISEKLEEMGIQGDISGRPKHIYSIYKKMTGKNKQFNEIYDLLAIRIIVDNIKDCYATLGIIHTLWKPMPGRFKDYIAMPKVNMYQSLHTTVIGPTGEPTEVQIRTWEMHRTSEYGIAAHWAYKEGTVVPGNSFEDKMSLFREIIELQHEARDASEFVESLKMDFFSDLVFVFTPKGEVFELPAGSVPLDFAYRVHTEVGNRTIGAKVNGRIVPLDHKLRTGDIVEILTSKHSYGPSQDWVKIAQSSHARSKIKQWFKKEKREENVAKGRELLERELKRIGLEPPQWMTDEKLLEAANKFTFNDIEDMLSAIGFGGITAAQICTKLTEKLRKEAEEAQQIELTGEMKEMKTAPTLRKTRPTHGVSVKGVDNLLVRFARCCNPVPGDEIIGYITRGRGVSVHRVDCQNIPLDSDCEEAARVIEVEWEQSVEANYSVDIEITGHDRPGLLNEVLQAVSESKTNMSSVAGRSDKNKMAMIHMTILIRNIEHLQSVVEKIKRVRDVYSVQRIMQ, encoded by the coding sequence ATGGGGATTGAACAGCTGCTTGACAAAGCATCGGCCTATATGAAGGAGCAGGATTTAAGCCGCATCCGCGAAGCGTACGATTTTGCCGACAGGGCCCATGACGGCCAGGTGCGCAAGTCGGGCGAGCCGTATATTTTGCATCCGGTTGCCGTCGCGGAAATTCTCGTCAACATGCAAATGGACGTGTTGTCGATCATTGCGGCGCTGCTCCACGATGTCGTCGAGGATACGACCGTCCCGCTCGAAGAGGTGAGAACCCGTTTCGGCGAAGCATGCGCCACCGTCGTGGACGGCTTGACCAAACTTGAGAAAATTCAGTTCCGGTCCAAGGAAGAGCAGCAGAATGAAAACTACCGGAAAATGTTCATCGCGATGGCGCAGGATATCCGGGTTATTCTGATCAAGCTTGCGGACCGGCTTCACAATATGCGGACGCTGAAATACCAGTCGGAGGAGGCGCAGCGGCGGATCGCTTACGAGACGCTCGAAATTTTTTGCCCGATCGCCCACCGGCTCGGGATTTCGGCAATTAAATGGGAGATGGAGGATATCGCGCTCCGTTATCTCAACCCGCAGCAGTATTATCGGATTGCCAATCTGATGAAGAAAAAGCGGGCGGAACGCGAGCAGTATATTTCCGACGTCATCACGCGCATTTCGGAGAAGCTGGAGGAAATGGGCATCCAAGGGGACATTTCCGGGCGGCCGAAGCACATCTACAGCATTTACAAGAAAATGACCGGCAAAAACAAGCAGTTCAACGAAATTTACGACCTGCTCGCGATCCGGATCATTGTCGATAATATAAAAGATTGTTATGCCACGCTCGGTATCATTCATACGCTTTGGAAGCCGATGCCCGGCCGCTTCAAGGATTACATCGCCATGCCGAAGGTGAACATGTACCAGTCGCTCCATACGACCGTTATCGGGCCGACCGGGGAGCCGACTGAGGTGCAGATCCGCACCTGGGAGATGCACCGGACGAGCGAATACGGGATCGCCGCCCACTGGGCGTACAAGGAAGGCACGGTCGTGCCCGGCAACAGCTTCGAGGACAAAATGTCGCTGTTCCGCGAAATTATCGAGCTGCAGCATGAAGCGCGCGATGCGTCCGAATTCGTCGAATCGCTCAAAATGGACTTTTTCTCCGATCTCGTCTTCGTGTTTACGCCGAAAGGAGAGGTGTTCGAGCTGCCGGCCGGTTCGGTGCCGCTCGATTTTGCTTACCGCGTGCATACGGAGGTCGGCAACCGGACGATCGGCGCGAAGGTGAACGGGCGGATCGTGCCGCTCGACCATAAGCTGCGTACGGGCGATATCGTTGAAATTTTAACGTCCAAGCATTCGTACGGGCCGAGCCAGGACTGGGTGAAAATCGCGCAGTCGTCGCATGCCCGAAGCAAAATCAAGCAGTGGTTCAAGAAGGAGAAGCGCGAGGAGAACGTCGCCAAAGGCCGCGAGCTGCTCGAGCGCGAGCTGAAGCGGATCGGTCTCGAGCCTCCGCAGTGGATGACGGATGAGAAGCTGCTGGAAGCCGCGAACAAGTTTACGTTTAACGATATCGAGGATATGCTGTCCGCAATCGGCTTCGGGGGCATTACCGCCGCGCAAATTTGCACGAAGCTGACCGAGAAGCTGCGCAAGGAAGCCGAGGAAGCGCAGCAGATCGAGCTGACCGGCGAGATGAAGGAAATGAAGACGGCGCCGACGCTGCGCAAAACCCGGCCGACGCACGGCGTTTCGGTCAAAGGCGTGGACAATCTGCTTGTCCGGTTCGCCCGGTGCTGCAACCCGGTGCCTGGCGACGAGATTATCGGCTATATTACGCGCGGCCGCGGCGTTTCGGTGCATCGCGTCGACTGCCAGAATATTCCGCTCGACTCGGATTGCGAGGAAGCGGCGCGCGTCATCGAGGTCGAATGGGAGCAGTCTGTCGAAGCGAATTACAGCGTCGACATCGAAATTACCGGCCACGACCGTCCGGGTTTGCTGAACGAGGTGCTTCAGGCGGTTTCGGAAAGCAAGACGAACATGTCGTCGGTCGCCGGCCGCTCGGATAAAAATAAAATGGCGATGATCCACATGACGATTCTCATCCGGAACATCGAGCATTTGCAGTCGGTTGTTGAGAAAATCAAACGGGTCCGGGACGTCTATTCCGTCCAGCGGATCATGCAGTAG
- the dtd gene encoding D-aminoacyl-tRNA deacylase, whose protein sequence is MRVVVQRSKRAAVTVCGETVGEIQGGLVLLVGITHEDTEADVRWMADKISGLRIFEDEAGKMNRSVVDTGGSVLSVSQFTLYGDCRKGRRPNFMAAARPEHAESLYEAFNGALRGAGLPVETGRFGAMMDVSLVNDGPVTLILDSKA, encoded by the coding sequence ATGAGAGTGGTCGTACAGCGCAGCAAACGCGCAGCCGTGACCGTCTGCGGCGAAACGGTCGGCGAGATTCAGGGCGGGCTCGTGCTGCTCGTCGGCATCACGCACGAGGATACCGAGGCGGATGTCAGGTGGATGGCCGATAAAATATCGGGGCTTCGCATTTTCGAGGACGAAGCCGGCAAAATGAACCGATCCGTCGTCGATACCGGCGGCAGCGTGCTGTCGGTATCGCAGTTTACGCTTTACGGGGACTGCCGCAAAGGCAGACGCCCGAATTTTATGGCGGCGGCCCGGCCGGAGCACGCCGAATCGCTGTACGAAGCGTTTAACGGCGCGCTTCGCGGAGCGGGGCTTCCGGTCGAAACGGGACGCTTCGGCGCCATGATGGACGTTTCGCTCGTCAACGACGGCCCGGTTACGCTCATCCTCGACAGTAAAGCGTGA
- a CDS encoding coproporphyrinogen III oxidase produces the protein MHIHLQVEDLSFERSLSHIAALFFEDAKITCSTESGGGAEMTIALETSREDGQVIAAARLMDEGEPLTARHARKTAADASGEELRKALRLSLSFVLLDVLQRRTGIVQPWGILTGVRPTKLLHERMRKGVPMERARRELQGDYLISEEKIALMERIVERQLAALPDLYELRGEVSLYIGIPFCPTKCAYCTFPAYDINGRQGSVGGFLSGLHYEMREIGEWLKRHEVTVTTIYFGGGTPTSITAEEMDELYAAMYDHFPDVEHVREITVEAGRPDTITPEKLAVLRKWGIDRISINPQSYIQNTLDLIGRHHTVQETIDKFELARTSGMDNINMDLIIGLPGEGEAEFEHTLAETAKLMPESLTIHTLSFKRASEMTRHRGDTKYKVAGRDEINRMMRRAVEWTDSYGYAPYYLYRQKNILGNLENVGYAKPGIESLYNILIIEEMQSIIGLGCGASSKFVDPYTGEISRLANPKEPKAYNETYLACTDAKIEALNRLFRISGKVTS, from the coding sequence ATGCATATCCATCTGCAGGTGGAGGACCTTTCGTTTGAACGGTCTTTGTCCCATATCGCCGCGCTTTTCTTCGAGGATGCGAAGATTACATGCAGCACCGAATCCGGCGGCGGGGCGGAGATGACGATTGCGCTCGAAACGTCCAGGGAAGACGGACAGGTCATAGCGGCCGCCCGTCTTATGGACGAAGGAGAGCCGCTCACGGCGCGCCATGCGAGGAAAACGGCCGCGGACGCGTCCGGCGAAGAGCTGCGAAAAGCGCTTCGGCTGTCGCTGAGCTTCGTGCTGCTCGACGTGCTGCAGCGGCGGACGGGCATCGTTCAGCCGTGGGGCATCCTGACCGGCGTGCGGCCGACGAAGCTGCTCCACGAGCGGATGCGGAAGGGCGTGCCGATGGAGCGGGCGCGGCGCGAGCTGCAGGGCGATTATCTGATTTCCGAGGAAAAAATCGCGCTCATGGAGCGAATCGTCGAACGGCAGCTGGCCGCTTTGCCCGATTTATACGAGCTGCGCGGCGAAGTAAGCCTTTATATCGGCATCCCGTTCTGCCCCACCAAATGCGCGTATTGCACGTTTCCCGCTTACGATATTAACGGCCGTCAGGGCTCGGTCGGCGGATTCTTAAGCGGGCTGCATTACGAAATGCGCGAAATCGGAGAATGGCTGAAGCGTCATGAGGTCACGGTGACGACGATTTATTTCGGCGGGGGAACGCCGACCAGCATCACGGCCGAAGAGATGGATGAATTGTACGCCGCGATGTACGATCATTTTCCGGACGTGGAGCACGTCCGCGAAATTACGGTGGAAGCGGGCCGTCCGGATACAATCACGCCGGAGAAGCTTGCCGTCCTGCGCAAATGGGGCATCGACCGCATCAGCATCAACCCGCAATCGTATATCCAGAATACGCTGGATTTGATCGGCCGGCACCATACGGTGCAGGAGACGATCGACAAGTTTGAGCTTGCGCGCACATCGGGGATGGACAATATTAACATGGACCTCATTATCGGCCTGCCTGGCGAAGGCGAAGCGGAATTCGAGCATACGCTGGCGGAAACGGCCAAGCTGATGCCGGAGTCGCTGACGATTCATACGTTATCCTTCAAAAGGGCGTCGGAGATGACCCGCCACCGCGGCGATACGAAATATAAAGTGGCCGGCCGTGACGAAATCAACCGGATGATGCGGCGCGCGGTGGAGTGGACAGACAGCTACGGGTATGCGCCGTATTATTTGTACCGGCAGAAAAACATTCTCGGCAACCTCGAAAATGTCGGCTACGCGAAGCCGGGCATCGAGAGCTTGTACAATATTTTGATCATCGAGGAGATGCAGTCGATTATCGGCCTCGGGTGCGGGGCGAGCAGCAAATTCGTCGATCCGTACACCGGCGAGATTTCGCGGCTGGCCAATCCGAAGGAGCCGAAGGCGTACAACGAGACGTATCTCGCGTGCACCGATGCCAAAATCGAGGCGTTGAACCGGCTGTTCCGCATAAGCGGGAAGGTTACCTCCTAA
- a CDS encoding SDR family NAD(P)-dependent oxidoreductase yields the protein MANQTGKTALITGGTSGIGRAAAKQLAELGVHVVVAGRSAERGEQTVADIRSAGGKADFVQTDLQDASSARELAKKAVELGNGRVDILVNNAGIFPFGATHDMSEDDFERVYAVNVKAPYFLVAELAPRMAEHGGGAIVNVTTMVADYGAAGMSLYGSSKAALTLLTKAWAAEYGPSGVRVNAVSPGPTRTEGTDVMGEGLDQLAAQAPAGRPASADEIAEAIVFLATDRSSFIYGATLPVDGGRTAV from the coding sequence ATGGCAAATCAAACGGGAAAAACGGCACTGATCACAGGAGGAACAAGCGGTATCGGACGGGCGGCGGCCAAGCAGCTGGCTGAGCTCGGCGTTCATGTCGTCGTGGCAGGCCGTTCTGCGGAACGCGGCGAGCAGACGGTCGCAGATATTCGATCGGCTGGAGGAAAAGCCGATTTTGTGCAGACGGATCTTCAGGATGCGTCAAGCGCGCGCGAGCTTGCGAAAAAAGCGGTCGAGCTCGGTAACGGCCGCGTCGATATTTTAGTGAACAATGCGGGCATTTTCCCGTTCGGTGCAACGCATGACATGAGCGAGGACGATTTCGAGCGCGTTTACGCCGTGAATGTAAAAGCGCCTTATTTCCTTGTCGCCGAGCTTGCGCCTCGGATGGCGGAACACGGGGGCGGCGCGATTGTGAACGTCACGACGATGGTCGCCGATTACGGCGCGGCTGGCATGAGCCTTTACGGCTCGAGCAAAGCGGCGCTGACGCTGCTCACGAAAGCATGGGCGGCCGAATACGGGCCGAGCGGCGTCCGCGTCAATGCCGTCAGCCCCGGACCGACAAGGACGGAAGGCACGGACGTAATGGGCGAGGGCTTGGATCAATTGGCCGCCCAGGCACCGGCCGGACGTCCCGCGTCGGCGGACGAAATCGCGGAAGCGATCGTGTTTCTGGCAACCGACCGTTCCAGCTTCATCTATGGCGCGACGCTCCCCGTCGACGGAGGCCGCACCGCCGTCTAA